The following is a genomic window from Lysinibacillus sp. G4S2.
GTACAAGCTTAACATCTACGTTTTTCTCCCGAACCTGACGTTGCAAATAATGCATTGTACACAATCCTGTAATTCCGCCACCTAATACAACAACTGTTTTCATATTAAACCGCCCCTATTTTTAGTTCTTTATTTAGTATAAACTTTTTTTCTTAAAAATTATGCTAAACCCTTTACAAATTTAGCAAAAATGGAGCTACCCAGCGTACTGGATAGCCCCATTCTTTTTCTATTAACCTTAGCCCTAAAGTGTGCGGTGCCGTTATGTTCTTTGGCATTTTCTTAATTAATTTAAATTCTGTGTAATATTCGCTAATTTTTCAGCAGAACTTGTTACCTCACCAAAGGCAATCCCTAATTCATTGAGAATTTCCGCTATCGCTAGAACCTCTTTTTCCATACAATCATTTTGTTCTTTAGCTTCTGTCATAGAATCTAATATTTTGGTGAATTGTCCTTCTGTTTGTGCCATATTTTCTTCACCAGATCCGACTTCTTCCTGAATATTACTAAGCGAATGAACAAGTTTATCTGTCCGCTCATTCGTTTTATGTAGTAACGTCGCTACCGATGTGACAGAATCCTTTGTTTGAATCGATAGTTTTCTCACTTCATCCGCAACAACACTAAAGCCTTTACCCGCTTCTCCAGCACGAGCCGCTTCTATAGCTGCGTTTAAAGCTAACAAATTTGTTTGGTTTGCAATGTTCGTGACAACATTCATGATGGATTCCATTTCCTTTGACATTTCGGTCAACTGTTCAATATTTTCTGTTATATCATTAAGTGAATGAATAATATTACTCATATTGTGTGATTGACTTTTTAATTGTTCACGACCTTCTAATGCATGATTCTCCGCCATCGCCGACACTTGAAGGGATTTTTTTGCTAATTGTTTAATCTCAACTGATTGTCTACTTAAGCGCTGAAATGAATTATTTGTTTCCTGAGATATTGTGGCAAGACCTTCAGAAGACTCTACTATTTTCTTCTCTAGCGCTTCTTTTTTTCGTTCCATATCTTCCTTAAGCTGTTCAACAGTATTCTCAAATGCTTCTAAAACCAACTGTTGCTCAAAATTAGAGATTTTTGAAATGGCTCGAATTGTATTGAACTGGTCCTTTGGATGATTAATATATTGCTCAACCAAGTCAATAAATGATACCGACAAATCTTGAAAAGCACAAATATACCATTGTGTTCTAAGTCCAATATGTACATGTACCTTTGCAATTTTAATGCGTCTCAGATAAAACTCTTCATCGATTGAACCATTAAACATTTCGATAATATGACGACGTAGTGTGACTTTCAGTTTTTCTACAGAACTATGTCTATTAATTATATTTACTAAGTCACGTTCAGTTCCAATCATTGAGTAAAACCTGTCAACAATATCATCAATATTATCCACAACAAATGGTTGAAAGGCTTTTAAATATTGTAAATCCTGCTTTGTTAAATTTAGCATTTCTATTTGCTTTATCATTGACTGGCGATTTGGTACATCCATTTTTACAATGTATTGTTGCAAATCTAACGCCGTTGTCT
Proteins encoded in this region:
- a CDS encoding globin-coupled sensor protein — its product is MIFQKQRKTTALDLQQYIVKMDVPNRQSMIKQIEMLNLTKQDLQYLKAFQPFVVDNIDDIVDRFYSMIGTERDLVNIINRHSSVEKLKVTLRRHIIEMFNGSIDEEFYLRRIKIAKVHVHIGLRTQWYICAFQDLSVSFIDLVEQYINHPKDQFNTIRAISKISNFEQQLVLEAFENTVEQLKEDMERKKEALEKKIVESSEGLATISQETNNSFQRLSRQSVEIKQLAKKSLQVSAMAENHALEGREQLKSQSHNMSNIIHSLNDITENIEQLTEMSKEMESIMNVVTNIANQTNLLALNAAIEAARAGEAGKGFSVVADEVRKLSIQTKDSVTSVATLLHKTNERTDKLVHSLSNIQEEVGSGEENMAQTEGQFTKILDSMTEAKEQNDCMEKEVLAIAEILNELGIAFGEVTSSAEKLANITQNLN